A genomic region of Thermovirga sp. contains the following coding sequences:
- the rplV gene encoding 50S ribosomal protein L22, giving the protein MEAKAIARQVRLSPTKSRQVLTLIRGKEAGQALETLRFTQKKAARVVEKVLKSAIANAEHNYGMDMDRLVVVKAYADQGPSMKRWLPVSMGRVHAYKHRTSHITVVVAER; this is encoded by the coding sequence ATGGAAGCAAAAGCCATTGCGAGGCAGGTGCGGCTTTCGCCGACCAAATCGAGGCAGGTCCTTACGCTCATAAGGGGCAAGGAGGCCGGCCAGGCCCTCGAGACGCTCCGCTTCACCCAGAAGAAGGCCGCTCGGGTCGTCGAGAAGGTGCTCAAGAGTGCCATCGCCAATGCCGAGCATAACTATGGAATGGATATGGATCGACTGGTTGTGGTTAAGGCCTATGCCGACCAGGGTCCATCGATGAAGCGCTGGCTGCCGGTCTCGATGGGCAGGGTGCATGCCTACAAGCATCGCACCAGCCATATCACCGTCGTGGTCGCCGAGCGTTAG